One genomic region from Haloarcula sp. DT43 encodes:
- a CDS encoding SHOCT domain-containing protein, translating into MSAQSSDRRLVVVLLAVLGALVVLPLLTMGLGMMGGGMYGGGMYGGGMYGGGMWGGGHMWDGQMGPGGGTAPGWVFLVGALLQVLFLAALVGVGYLFYRAVTGAASGGRDDAIAELRRAYARGDLDDEEFERRRERLERE; encoded by the coding sequence ATGAGCGCACAGTCGTCCGACCGCCGGCTCGTCGTGGTCCTGCTCGCAGTCCTCGGCGCACTCGTCGTACTACCGTTGCTCACGATGGGGCTGGGCATGATGGGCGGCGGGATGTACGGCGGCGGGATGTACGGCGGCGGGATGTACGGCGGCGGGATGTGGGGCGGCGGCCACATGTGGGACGGACAGATGGGGCCCGGCGGCGGGACCGCCCCCGGCTGGGTGTTCCTGGTCGGCGCGCTGCTGCAGGTGCTGTTCCTTGCTGCCCTCGTCGGCGTCGGGTACCTCTTCTACCGGGCCGTGACCGGGGCCGCGAGCGGCGGTCGCGACGACGCCATCGCCGAACTGCGCCGGGCCTACGCGAGAGGGGACCTGGACGACGAAGAGTTCGAGCGGCGACGCGAGCGATTGGAACGGGAGTAG
- a CDS encoding DUF373 family protein, with the protein MSTLVVCIDRDGPATAACPVVGRDAVEELITQTGVIDPEDSRVNCLLEGLAVADELEADGSEPVLAVVGGGSDSVGSDREIARQIDDLVGEHHPDSAVVVVDSADDERLVPIIESRVKVDAVDRVVVRQARDIESTYYLLKQFLADEELRKTVLVPVGVIMLAFPLLLVVTSPTIAVGAIAAAVGVFLIYKGLGIDTYLSRLPGQTREALYSGQVSLVTYVVAAGLSLVGVFAGVLGVSAAGDISPFLLANRFAFASVPWLTGAALAASLGRLLDELIQREGVRSAYVNLPFGAVAVGLVVRGFSAYFLERRGVFAPFRVRPTDLGVVQIQGFTLEAGTRLAMFILAGILISLVGVRVATYVSHTDIEDELVE; encoded by the coding sequence GTGAGTACGCTGGTGGTGTGTATCGACAGGGACGGGCCGGCCACAGCGGCGTGTCCCGTCGTCGGCCGCGACGCGGTCGAGGAACTCATCACGCAGACGGGGGTCATCGACCCGGAGGACAGCCGGGTCAACTGCCTTCTGGAGGGGCTCGCGGTCGCCGACGAACTCGAAGCCGACGGCTCCGAACCGGTCCTCGCCGTCGTCGGCGGCGGGAGCGACAGCGTCGGCTCCGACCGGGAAATCGCCCGCCAGATAGACGACCTGGTCGGCGAACACCACCCCGACTCCGCGGTCGTCGTCGTCGACAGCGCCGACGACGAGCGGCTGGTCCCCATCATCGAGAGCCGCGTCAAGGTCGACGCCGTCGACCGGGTCGTCGTCCGCCAGGCCCGGGACATCGAGTCGACGTACTACCTGCTCAAGCAGTTCCTGGCCGACGAGGAACTGCGCAAGACGGTGCTGGTCCCCGTCGGGGTCATCATGCTCGCGTTCCCGCTGTTGCTCGTCGTCACCAGCCCGACCATCGCCGTCGGCGCTATCGCCGCCGCCGTCGGCGTGTTCCTCATCTACAAGGGACTGGGCATCGACACCTACCTCTCGCGGCTCCCCGGCCAGACCCGGGAAGCCCTCTACTCTGGACAGGTGTCGCTCGTGACCTACGTCGTCGCCGCCGGCCTCTCGCTCGTCGGCGTCTTCGCCGGCGTGCTGGGCGTCTCCGCTGCCGGCGACATCAGTCCCTTCTTGCTCGCGAACCGCTTTGCCTTCGCCTCCGTCCCGTGGCTGACCGGTGCGGCGCTGGCCGCCTCGCTCGGCCGCCTGCTCGACGAACTCATCCAGCGAGAAGGGGTCCGGAGCGCGTACGTGAACCTCCCGTTCGGTGCGGTCGCGGTCGGCCTCGTCGTTCGCGGCTTTTCCGCCTACTTTCTGGAACGCCGCGGCGTGTTCGCGCCGTTCCGCGTCCGGCCGACCGACCTCGGCGTCGTCCAGATACAGGGGTTCACGCTGGAAGCCGGGACCCGCCTCGCCATGTTCATCCTCGCGGGCATCCTCATCAGCCTCGTCGGCGTCCGGGTGGCGACCTACGTCAGCCACACCGACATCGAGGACGAACTGGTGGAATAG
- a CDS encoding NUDIX hydrolase gives MTGDDTGPGEANLTEKINQTNVERRISSLEASYDEVPVTEERFELSPEEYADVFAATRGTGYSGNSVAFVTREGTDFPALSDQIPDQAAGDTRDRVLLVLGRGADMWALPGGGKGDEYESVQGTAVRRVNEQTGIRCTVTGVAEVVHSMYYPDTDAQGSVHTLDIYLEAAYKRGALDVDESELVGAAWFAEPPERLTPGARERFAAFLDDE, from the coding sequence ATGACTGGCGACGACACGGGGCCTGGGGAGGCGAACCTCACCGAAAAAATCAATCAGACGAACGTCGAGCGGCGGATTTCGAGCCTGGAAGCGTCCTACGACGAGGTGCCCGTCACCGAGGAGCGGTTCGAACTGTCGCCCGAGGAATACGCCGACGTGTTCGCCGCGACGCGTGGCACCGGCTACTCCGGGAACAGCGTCGCGTTCGTCACCCGCGAGGGCACCGACTTCCCGGCGCTGAGCGACCAGATACCCGACCAGGCGGCCGGCGACACCCGCGACCGCGTCCTGCTGGTGCTGGGCCGCGGGGCCGACATGTGGGCGCTGCCGGGCGGCGGCAAGGGCGACGAGTACGAGTCGGTGCAGGGCACCGCCGTCCGGCGGGTCAACGAACAGACCGGTATCCGCTGTACGGTCACCGGCGTCGCGGAGGTCGTCCACTCGATGTACTATCCCGACACCGACGCCCAGGGGTCGGTACACACGCTCGATATCTACCTCGAAGCGGCGTACAAGCGAGGGGCGCTGGACGTAGACGAGTCGGAACTCGTCGGCGCGGCGTGGTTCGCGGAGCCGCCCGAGCGGCTGACGCCGGGGGCCCGGGAGCGGTTCGCGGCGTTTCTGGACGACGAGTGA
- a CDS encoding PAS domain S-box protein, whose amino-acid sequence MVSPESISGLETATAAGVVCLCAAGQSGRDAGGDEHSGTGRTGVSSVVGDVVSAEVDCPVFAVGERVDVAAAYDAGAFDVVPLDFTEHAGTVVDKVAQALSRTQNERLLSGVVDEAADGILLHDPDTGEILASNDRFYGMLGMDPATRDLTLEDITGHDSEFTRDRAVSLVRQAADGTPTTFEWRDPTNEGRDIWVEVKLESARLAGREYVVAAVRDIEQRKERERELQESRARLRRLHEITADPEMDLDERVQELLAFGASALDMSVGFLSRIDEAAGDFEVVEAAGDHPLIQAGAESDLGETYCRKVVEGESLVAIDDAETAGMTDDPAYEKFGLGCYLGAEIVVDGDRYGTLCFADESPRREPFSETEQALIDHMAQWLRQELQQREYVREIRASQEREQRVIERVDDAFFALDTEWRVQYVNDAGAAVLRDAMDAEYARDDLIGRHLWEEIPDAVETAFYDRYHEALDEQRSVSFEEYYEPLDVWFDVRAYPDEDGLSVYFTDVTERKEREQELERYETILESLDDAVYAIEADGTFTYVNRQYASMKGVDRERLLGTNIYDWVDDETAARADAVRRQVEDGERDVGVLEYEFQSVDGETTPVEMRFAPVGEPGGSNRRVGVIRDISERRERERELYIKQRALEEASIPLTLSDPSKEDNPLVYVNKSFEELTGYDATTATGRNCRFLQGPDTDQETVDEIRAKIEAEEDVSTEIRNYRADGSEFWNWLSVTPIYDEDGTLLRYLGSQRDVSDRRRNRRIRKELLSTTNKLLNAESRERLAEIISEATASVLGYDLNAVYLRSDEPQDSQLTAVAWPDRIERLYDGALSPDPAGPVREAFETGEPVIWTATDDERAGVTERYNPVSSMLVLPLGDHGVLAVGSTDRGTFGEAEKNRARLLTVNATTAFDQVERRQELERYETVFETVRDKLYVIDNDGYIEMVSQPLAEAAGYDADELRGHHVSKVLTEETVDDGDARILDLLVTPDAVSSTYEGVLTCRDGERVPVEIELSLLPYDDRFQGTVGAVRDISERREREEELRVVRRALDEAGIGLVMYNGAGRFEYVNDHYARLLGRTRDDIEGAHVRETFGELEQETFSAYRESFILGETRTDETEHYRGDGSTVPVETVTTAVEVDGTEHHIQTVRKITERRERRQQTEVLQRLIRHNLRNDLTVILGHSEMLAETLDGTNAGAAETINGAASRLQGLTATARRAQEIIGREIVRKPVDVVPLLEDEISRLQSESEVTVETDLPETRFILADTPLRQAFRQLLTNAVEHNDSARPTLWVRIRAATDRAGWVDIEIADDGPGIPDHEVATLTAGEETSLQHSSGIGLWIIKWVVTRYGGDLEFETRDRGGSLVRIKLPVADRQAEATVDKSSADVDR is encoded by the coding sequence ATGGTCTCCCCCGAGTCGATTTCGGGGCTGGAGACAGCGACTGCCGCCGGCGTCGTCTGTCTCTGTGCCGCCGGGCAGTCGGGCCGCGACGCCGGGGGTGACGAGCACAGCGGGACCGGGCGAACCGGCGTCAGTTCGGTCGTCGGGGACGTCGTCTCGGCCGAGGTCGACTGTCCGGTCTTCGCCGTCGGCGAGCGCGTGGACGTCGCCGCCGCCTACGACGCCGGGGCGTTCGACGTCGTCCCGCTGGATTTCACGGAGCACGCGGGGACGGTCGTGGACAAGGTCGCGCAGGCGCTCAGCCGCACACAGAACGAACGGCTCCTGTCCGGTGTGGTCGACGAGGCCGCCGACGGGATACTGCTCCACGACCCGGACACCGGGGAAATCCTCGCCAGCAACGACCGGTTCTACGGGATGCTCGGAATGGACCCGGCGACGCGGGACCTCACGTTAGAAGACATCACCGGGCACGACAGCGAGTTCACGAGAGACAGGGCGGTTTCGCTGGTACGGCAGGCCGCCGACGGGACGCCGACGACGTTCGAGTGGCGGGACCCAACCAACGAGGGCCGGGACATCTGGGTGGAGGTGAAACTCGAATCGGCGCGACTGGCTGGCCGAGAGTACGTCGTTGCCGCCGTGCGCGACATCGAACAGCGGAAGGAGCGCGAGCGGGAACTCCAGGAGAGCCGGGCACGGCTCCGGCGGTTGCACGAGATTACGGCCGACCCGGAGATGGACCTCGACGAGCGGGTGCAGGAACTCCTCGCGTTCGGCGCGTCCGCACTCGATATGTCGGTCGGTTTCCTCTCCCGTATCGACGAAGCGGCGGGCGATTTCGAGGTCGTCGAAGCGGCGGGCGACCACCCGCTCATCCAGGCGGGAGCGGAGAGCGACCTCGGGGAGACGTACTGTCGGAAGGTCGTCGAGGGGGAGTCCCTTGTCGCCATCGACGACGCCGAAACCGCGGGGATGACAGACGACCCGGCGTACGAGAAGTTCGGGCTCGGCTGTTACCTCGGCGCGGAAATCGTGGTCGACGGCGACCGCTACGGGACCCTGTGTTTCGCCGACGAGTCCCCTCGACGGGAGCCGTTCTCCGAGACCGAGCAGGCACTCATCGACCACATGGCGCAGTGGTTGCGCCAGGAACTGCAACAGCGGGAGTACGTCCGCGAAATCAGGGCGTCACAGGAGCGGGAGCAGCGCGTCATCGAACGGGTCGACGACGCGTTCTTCGCTCTCGACACCGAGTGGCGGGTGCAGTACGTCAACGACGCGGGCGCGGCGGTGCTCCGCGACGCGATGGACGCGGAGTACGCCAGGGACGACCTCATCGGACGGCACCTCTGGGAGGAGATACCGGACGCAGTCGAGACGGCGTTCTACGACCGGTACCACGAGGCGTTGGACGAACAGCGGTCGGTGTCGTTCGAGGAGTACTACGAACCGCTGGACGTGTGGTTCGACGTCCGCGCCTATCCGGACGAAGACGGGCTCTCCGTGTACTTCACCGACGTCACCGAACGGAAGGAGCGCGAGCAGGAACTGGAGCGCTACGAGACGATTCTCGAATCACTGGACGACGCCGTCTACGCCATCGAAGCCGACGGCACGTTCACGTACGTCAACCGACAGTACGCGTCGATGAAAGGCGTCGACCGCGAGCGGCTGCTCGGGACGAACATCTACGACTGGGTCGACGACGAGACGGCGGCCCGGGCCGACGCGGTCCGGCGACAGGTCGAGGACGGCGAGCGCGACGTGGGCGTCCTGGAGTACGAGTTCCAGTCGGTCGACGGGGAGACGACGCCCGTCGAGATGCGGTTCGCCCCGGTGGGGGAGCCGGGCGGGAGTAACAGGCGCGTCGGCGTCATCCGGGACATCAGCGAGCGGAGGGAACGCGAACGGGAACTGTACATCAAGCAGCGAGCGCTGGAGGAGGCGTCGATTCCGCTGACGCTGAGCGACCCGTCGAAGGAGGACAATCCGCTGGTGTACGTCAACAAGTCGTTCGAAGAGCTGACGGGGTACGATGCGACAACGGCGACCGGCCGTAACTGTCGGTTCCTGCAGGGGCCGGACACAGACCAGGAGACCGTCGACGAAATCCGGGCGAAAATCGAGGCGGAGGAGGACGTCTCGACCGAGATTCGAAACTACCGGGCCGACGGCAGCGAGTTCTGGAACTGGCTCAGTGTCACACCGATTTACGACGAAGACGGAACGCTGCTTCGCTACCTCGGGAGCCAACGGGACGTGAGCGACCGCCGTCGGAACCGACGGATTCGCAAGGAGCTGTTGTCGACGACCAACAAGTTGCTGAACGCGGAGTCGCGGGAGCGGCTCGCGGAAATCATCTCCGAGGCGACGGCGTCGGTTCTGGGCTACGACCTGAACGCCGTGTACCTCCGGAGCGACGAACCGCAGGACTCGCAACTCACCGCTGTCGCGTGGCCGGACCGCATCGAGCGACTCTACGACGGCGCGCTCTCGCCCGACCCGGCCGGGCCGGTCAGAGAAGCGTTCGAAACCGGCGAGCCGGTCATCTGGACCGCCACCGACGACGAGAGGGCCGGCGTGACCGAGCGGTACAATCCGGTGTCGTCGATGCTGGTCCTTCCGCTCGGGGACCACGGGGTCCTCGCGGTCGGGAGCACGGACCGGGGGACGTTCGGCGAGGCCGAGAAGAACCGCGCGCGATTGCTCACGGTGAACGCGACCACGGCCTTCGACCAGGTGGAGCGCAGACAGGAGCTCGAACGGTACGAGACGGTCTTCGAGACGGTCCGCGACAAGCTCTACGTCATCGACAACGACGGGTACATCGAGATGGTGAGCCAGCCCCTCGCAGAGGCGGCGGGCTACGACGCGGATGAACTCCGCGGCCACCACGTCTCGAAGGTGTTGACCGAGGAGACAGTCGACGACGGTGATGCACGCATCCTCGACCTCCTGGTGACGCCCGACGCCGTGAGCAGTACCTACGAGGGCGTACTGACCTGCCGGGACGGCGAGCGGGTCCCCGTCGAAATCGAGCTGTCACTGCTCCCCTACGACGACCGGTTCCAGGGGACGGTCGGAGCCGTCCGCGACATCAGCGAACGACGCGAGCGCGAAGAGGAGCTCCGCGTCGTCCGGCGGGCGCTGGACGAGGCCGGTATCGGCCTGGTGATGTACAACGGCGCCGGCCGCTTCGAATACGTCAACGACCACTACGCGCGACTGCTGGGCCGGACGCGGGACGACATCGAGGGCGCGCACGTCCGGGAGACGTTCGGGGAACTGGAGCAGGAGACGTTCTCCGCGTACCGGGAGTCGTTCATCCTGGGGGAGACGCGAACCGACGAGACGGAGCATTACCGCGGCGACGGGTCGACGGTCCCCGTGGAGACGGTCACCACAGCGGTCGAAGTCGACGGGACCGAACACCACATCCAGACCGTCCGGAAGATAACGGAGCGACGGGAGCGGCGGCAACAGACCGAGGTCCTACAGCGGCTCATCCGACACAACCTCCGGAACGACCTGACAGTGATTCTCGGCCACTCCGAGATGCTGGCGGAGACCCTCGACGGGACGAACGCGGGGGCGGCCGAGACAATCAACGGGGCGGCGAGCCGGCTGCAGGGCCTCACGGCGACGGCCCGGCGGGCACAGGAAATCATCGGCCGCGAGATAGTGCGGAAACCCGTCGACGTCGTGCCACTCCTCGAAGACGAGATTTCGAGGCTCCAGTCCGAGTCCGAGGTGACTGTCGAGACCGACCTGCCGGAGACACGCTTCATCCTCGCCGACACCCCGCTTCGGCAGGCGTTCCGGCAGTTGCTCACGAACGCCGTCGAACACAACGACAGCGCGCGGCCGACCCTCTGGGTCCGGATTCGGGCCGCTACGGACCGGGCCGGCTGGGTCGACATCGAAATCGCCGACGACGGCCCCGGCATTCCCGACCACGAAGTGGCGACGCTGACGGCCGGCGAGGAGACGTCGCTGCAGCACAGCAGCGGCATCGGACTGTGGATTATCAAGTGGGTCGTCACGCGCTACGGGGGCGACCTGGAGTTCGAGACGCGGGACCGGGGCGGAAGTCTGGTCCGAATCAAGCTCCCCGTCGCGGACCGGCAGGCCGAGGCCACGGTCGACAAATCGTCGGCGGACGTCGACAGATGA
- the mce gene encoding methylmalonyl-CoA epimerase, which yields MRFDHAGIATDDADPLAELFAEAFGTPVVHEETFDGLQVTFLEMGDGYFELLEPLPDADGAIPRYLDANGPGIHHVALETDDLSAALETVADCGIDRIDEEPRPGAWGHDVAFLHPKSTGGVLVELVEH from the coding sequence ATGCGCTTCGACCACGCCGGCATCGCAACCGACGACGCCGACCCGCTCGCGGAACTGTTCGCCGAGGCCTTCGGGACGCCGGTCGTCCACGAGGAGACCTTCGACGGCCTGCAGGTGACGTTCCTGGAGATGGGCGACGGCTACTTTGAACTGCTGGAGCCGCTGCCCGACGCTGACGGCGCGATTCCGCGGTACCTCGACGCGAACGGGCCGGGCATCCACCACGTCGCGCTGGAGACCGACGACCTCTCCGCCGCGCTGGAGACGGTCGCCGACTGCGGCATCGACCGCATCGACGAGGAGCCCCGACCGGGCGCGTGGGGCCACGACGTGGCGTTCCTCCATCCGAAGTCGACCGGCGGCGTGCTCGTGGAACTGGTCGAGCACTGA
- a CDS encoding diphthine--ammonia ligase: protein MTDGAWVSLFSGGKDSSWALYRALERGYPVERLVTVHPEGDSYMYHVPATRLAGLAAESIGIPLVEVEPDDFDADDVPDSGAQGDAELEPLEAALGELDAELDGGIGGVTAGAVESEYQTTRIESMAERLEANVFAPLWQENPRDLADAMLDAGFEIRVIRVAAYGLDESWLGRTLDADALDELEALNDEYGVHILGEGGEFETLVTDGPHMDRRIELAYETEWDGSRGTLDIEDAWLA, encoded by the coding sequence ATGACAGACGGCGCGTGGGTTTCGCTGTTCTCCGGCGGCAAGGACTCCTCGTGGGCGCTGTACCGGGCACTGGAACGGGGCTACCCCGTCGAGCGACTGGTGACGGTGCACCCGGAGGGCGACTCGTACATGTATCACGTGCCGGCGACCCGACTGGCCGGCCTCGCCGCCGAGAGCATCGGCATCCCGCTGGTCGAGGTCGAACCGGACGACTTCGACGCCGACGACGTGCCCGATTCGGGCGCACAGGGCGACGCCGAACTCGAACCGCTGGAGGCCGCACTGGGTGAACTCGACGCCGAACTTGACGGCGGCATCGGCGGCGTCACCGCCGGCGCGGTCGAGAGCGAGTACCAGACCACCCGCATCGAGTCGATGGCCGAACGCCTCGAAGCAAACGTGTTCGCGCCGCTCTGGCAGGAGAACCCCCGGGACCTCGCCGACGCGATGCTCGACGCCGGCTTCGAGATACGGGTTATCCGCGTGGCCGCGTACGGCCTCGACGAGTCATGGCTGGGGCGGACGCTCGACGCCGACGCGCTCGACGAACTGGAGGCGCTCAACGACGAGTACGGCGTCCACATCCTCGGGGAGGGCGGCGAGTTCGAGACGCTGGTCACCGACGGCCCACACATGGACCGCCGGATAGAACTGGCGTACGAGACGGAGTGGGACGGCAGTCGAGGAACGCTCGACATCGAAGACGCGTGGCTGGCGTGA
- a CDS encoding sensor histidine kinase yields MSLRDTVDYTAVLLVLAGLLFCVPLVDMWQDVTAGGKSPLSTLLENSIVMALSGGFVWLSLWLSRNDWEREYSQLVARWSILGTGCVALAYGWVLGFQVVFQNDLKPYVIAGDGIIIGGLVLFIAGIYNARSKRESAARAVERDRFSALFDNTSDAMMAVESATDGAVIAAVNEPFQRAFGGRTVGFVGQPVVETVSEWLLAPEPAEQAAETPPSTRLETVIGEPDEQAELRAATADGPRDYLVTYVPVGAGPDQHDEATGFVMFTDITAQKKRERQFETVSRGAEGLLNARSVEGVVASTRTLIGELFDTLAVGVWEYEPESGAYRPIMLTVGEGDSRQIEGVPPVPAAEPGRASDEAVGPDGDGAGPEIDVDAVGEALSSAGIQTHSTSVRDLPGTHVLTVSRPGPELSDTERHLLDLLVANTRAAIHRVEREEALTRRNDQLEFVNSLLRHDIQNSMTIIRARGQALSESLSGQDAEYARTVVEQSDDVIDLIGQFRVLLDALTAVGAENTEPVSLSSVLEERVDTLETTYPDVTVETDIPEGVTVEADEMLGNVLGNVLDNAVEHNDRAEPSLEVSVTVRDDTTAVRVADDGPGVPDAEKETVFRRGNRGLKDADIGSGFGLFFVDTMLEKYGGQVAVTDNEPRGAVFTLSFQTAD; encoded by the coding sequence ATGTCGCTCCGGGATACCGTCGATTACACCGCCGTGCTCCTCGTTCTCGCCGGACTCCTCTTCTGTGTCCCGCTCGTGGACATGTGGCAAGACGTTACGGCCGGCGGAAAGTCACCCCTGTCGACGCTCCTGGAGAACTCGATAGTCATGGCGCTGTCGGGCGGGTTCGTCTGGCTGAGTCTCTGGCTCTCCCGGAACGACTGGGAGCGGGAGTACAGCCAGCTCGTGGCGCGCTGGTCCATCCTCGGGACGGGCTGTGTCGCGCTGGCCTACGGCTGGGTGCTGGGGTTCCAGGTCGTCTTCCAGAACGATTTGAAGCCCTACGTCATCGCCGGGGACGGCATCATCATCGGCGGACTCGTCCTGTTTATCGCAGGCATCTACAACGCGCGGAGCAAGCGCGAAAGCGCGGCCCGGGCCGTCGAGCGGGACCGGTTCTCGGCCCTCTTCGACAACACGTCCGACGCGATGATGGCCGTCGAGTCGGCGACCGACGGGGCGGTAATCGCCGCCGTCAACGAGCCGTTCCAGCGGGCGTTCGGGGGCCGGACCGTGGGGTTTGTCGGACAGCCCGTCGTCGAGACGGTTTCCGAGTGGCTCCTCGCCCCGGAGCCGGCGGAGCAGGCGGCCGAGACACCGCCGTCGACCCGACTGGAGACAGTCATCGGGGAGCCGGACGAACAGGCGGAGCTCCGCGCAGCGACGGCGGACGGCCCCCGGGACTATCTCGTCACTTACGTCCCAGTCGGGGCCGGTCCGGACCAACACGACGAGGCCACGGGGTTCGTCATGTTCACGGACATCACTGCACAGAAGAAGCGCGAACGGCAGTTCGAGACCGTGAGCCGGGGGGCGGAGGGCCTGCTGAACGCGCGCTCGGTCGAGGGCGTCGTGGCTTCGACCCGGACGCTCATCGGCGAACTGTTCGATACGCTCGCCGTCGGCGTGTGGGAGTACGAGCCGGAGTCGGGAGCCTACCGACCGATTATGCTCACCGTCGGCGAGGGCGATAGCCGCCAAATCGAGGGTGTCCCGCCGGTGCCGGCCGCGGAACCGGGACGGGCCAGCGACGAGGCGGTCGGCCCGGACGGCGACGGCGCAGGTCCGGAAATCGACGTGGACGCGGTCGGCGAGGCGCTCTCGTCGGCCGGGATTCAGACGCACAGCACGTCGGTCAGGGACCTGCCCGGTACCCACGTGCTCACCGTCAGCCGGCCCGGGCCGGAGCTTTCGGACACCGAGCGGCATCTGCTCGACCTCCTCGTGGCGAACACGCGAGCGGCGATACACCGCGTCGAACGGGAGGAGGCGCTCACGCGCCGAAACGACCAGCTGGAGTTCGTCAACAGCCTGCTGCGACACGACATCCAGAACTCGATGACGATTATCAGGGCCCGCGGGCAGGCCCTCTCGGAGTCGCTCTCGGGACAGGACGCGGAGTACGCCCGGACGGTCGTGGAGCAAAGCGACGACGTCATCGACCTCATCGGACAGTTCCGGGTCCTGCTCGACGCCCTGACTGCGGTCGGCGCGGAAAACACGGAACCGGTATCGCTCTCGTCGGTGCTCGAAGAGCGAGTGGACACGCTCGAAACCACGTATCCCGACGTCACGGTCGAGACCGACATCCCGGAGGGCGTCACGGTCGAGGCAGACGAAATGCTCGGCAACGTCCTCGGCAACGTCCTGGACAACGCCGTCGAACACAACGATAGGGCCGAGCCCAGTCTCGAAGTGTCGGTAACCGTGCGGGACGACACGACCGCCGTTCGGGTCGCGGACGACGGGCCGGGCGTCCCCGACGCCGAGAAGGAGACGGTCTTCCGGCGCGGCAATCGCGGTCTCAAGGACGCCGACATCGGCTCGGGCTTCGGGCTCTTCTTCGTCGACACGATGCTGGAAAAGTACGGCGGCCAGGTCGCAGTCACCGACAACGAACCGCGGGGGGCCGTGTTCACGCTCTCGTTCCAGACCGCCGACTGA
- a CDS encoding NDP-sugar synthase, with product MKAIVLAGGYATRLWPVTKHRPKMLLPVGDTTVIDRILGELEADNRISDVFVSTNERFAEDFRDHIAASGFEKASLTVEETAEEDEKFGVVGALAQLVDREGLGDEPLLVIAGDNLMGFDIGEFIDYFEQYGDPTLAAYDVGSREKAKSYGLVELDGERVVDFQEKPDDPNSTLVSIACYAFPADAIRFEEYLEDGNNPDEPGWFIQWLVDDGPVRAFAFDDAWYDIGTPESYLEAVAWELDGENVVAEDATVENTTLGENVHVLSGAEIVDSSLDRTIVFPDTTIRDSDIRGSIIDRDTRVEGLDLSGALIGAHTKLTDGS from the coding sequence ATGAAAGCGATTGTCCTCGCGGGCGGATACGCGACCCGGCTCTGGCCAGTCACCAAGCACCGGCCCAAGATGCTGCTCCCTGTCGGCGACACGACCGTCATCGACCGAATTCTCGGGGAGTTAGAGGCGGACAATCGCATCTCCGACGTGTTCGTCAGCACGAACGAGCGCTTCGCCGAGGACTTCCGGGACCACATCGCCGCGAGCGGATTCGAAAAGGCGTCCCTGACAGTCGAAGAAACGGCCGAGGAAGACGAGAAGTTCGGCGTCGTCGGCGCGCTCGCCCAGCTGGTCGACCGGGAGGGCCTCGGCGACGAACCCCTGTTAGTCATCGCCGGCGACAACCTCATGGGCTTCGACATCGGCGAGTTCATCGACTACTTCGAGCAGTACGGCGACCCCACGCTGGCCGCCTACGACGTCGGGTCCCGCGAGAAGGCCAAGTCCTACGGCCTCGTCGAACTCGACGGCGAGCGCGTCGTCGACTTCCAGGAGAAGCCGGACGACCCCAACAGCACGCTCGTCTCCATCGCCTGCTACGCGTTCCCCGCCGACGCGATTCGCTTCGAGGAGTACCTCGAGGACGGGAACAACCCCGACGAACCCGGCTGGTTCATCCAGTGGCTCGTCGACGACGGCCCGGTCCGGGCGTTCGCGTTCGACGACGCCTGGTACGACATCGGGACGCCCGAGAGCTACCTGGAGGCCGTCGCGTGGGAACTGGACGGCGAGAACGTCGTCGCCGAGGACGCCACCGTCGAGAACACGACGCTGGGCGAGAACGTCCACGTCCTCTCGGGGGCCGAAATCGTCGACTCCAGCCTCGACCGGACCATCGTGTTCCCGGACACGACCATCCGCGACTCGGACATCCGCGGGTCGATTATCGACCGCGACACGCGGGTCGAAGGCCTGGACCTGTCCGGCGCGCTCATCGGCGCACACACGAAGTTGACCGACGGCAGCTGA